In Escherichia ruysiae, a genomic segment contains:
- the wcaF gene encoding colanic acid biosynthesis acetyltransferase WcaF: MQDLSGFSVPKGFRGGNAIKVQLWWAVQATIFAWSPQVLYRWRAFLLRLFGAKIGKNVVIRPSVKITYPWKLTLGDYAWVGDEVNLYTLGEITIGAHSVISQKSYLCTGSHDHASSHFTINATPIVIGEKCWLATDVFVAPGVTIGDGTVVGARSSVFKSLPANAICRGNPAVVIRERVETE, translated from the coding sequence ATGCAAGATTTAAGTGGTTTCTCGGTGCCGAAAGGGTTCCGGGGCGGCAACGCTATTAAAGTGCAATTGTGGTGGGCAGTACAGGCAACAATATTTGCCTGGTCGCCACAAGTATTGTATCGCTGGCGGGCATTTTTATTACGTTTATTCGGCGCAAAAATAGGAAAAAACGTAGTTATTCGTCCGTCAGTAAAAATTACCTATCCGTGGAAATTAACCTTAGGTGATTACGCGTGGGTCGGCGATGAGGTCAATTTATATACCCTCGGTGAAATAACCATTGGCGCACATTCGGTGATATCGCAAAAAAGTTATTTATGCACCGGTAGCCACGACCATGCAAGTAGTCATTTCACCATTAACGCCACGCCCATTGTGATTGGTGAGAAATGCTGGCTGGCAACCGATGTCTTTGTTGCCCCTGGCGTCACGATCGGCGATGGCACCGTCGTGGGTGCGCGAAGCAGTGTTTTTAAATCGCTTCCGGCAAATGCCATTTGCCGGGGGAACCCCGCAGTGGTGATACGCGAACGCGTTGAAACTGAATAA
- the wcaA gene encoding colanic acid biosynthesis glycosyltransferase WcaA, translating into MKENPLISIYMPTWNRQQLAIRAIKSVLRQDYSNWEMIIVDDCSTSWEQLQQYVTALNDPRITYIHNDINSGACAVRNQAIMLAQGEYITGIDDDDEWTPNRLSVFLAHKQQLVTHAFLYANDYVCQGEVYSQPASLPLYPKSPYSRRLFYKRNIIGNQVFTWAWRFKECLFDTELKAAQDYDIFLRMVVEYGEPWKVEEATQILHINHGEMQITSSPKKFSGYFHFYRKHKDKFDRASKKYQLFTLYQIRNKRMTWRTLLTLLSVRNGKRLADGIRGR; encoded by the coding sequence ATGAAAGAAAATCCGCTGATCTCAATCTATATGCCGACCTGGAACCGCCAACAACTGGCGATTCGGGCGATAAAATCGGTCCTGCGCCAGGACTACAGTAACTGGGAGATGATCATCGTGGATGATTGCTCCACCTCCTGGGAACAACTGCAACAGTACGTCACCGCCCTCAACGATCCGCGTATTACCTACATTCACAACGACATTAACAGCGGGGCGTGCGCGGTACGTAACCAGGCTATTATGCTGGCGCAAGGGGAATACATTACCGGGATCGATGACGATGATGAATGGACGCCCAACCGCCTGAGCGTCTTCCTCGCCCATAAACAGCAACTGGTCACTCACGCCTTTTTGTACGCTAACGATTACGTTTGCCAGGGCGAAGTCTATTCCCAACCGGCAAGTTTGCCACTGTATCCCAAATCGCCGTATTCACGCCGCCTGTTCTATAAACGCAATATCATTGGCAATCAGGTCTTTACCTGGGCGTGGCGTTTCAAAGAGTGTTTGTTCGATACCGAACTGAAAGCGGCACAGGATTACGACATCTTCCTGCGGATGGTGGTGGAGTATGGCGAACCGTGGAAAGTGGAAGAAGCGACGCAGATCCTGCATATCAATCACGGTGAAATGCAGATCACCTCGTCACCGAAAAAATTCTCCGGATACTTCCACTTTTACCGCAAGCACAAAGACAAATTTGACCGCGCCAGCAAAAAATATCAGCTGTTTACCCTCTACCAGATCCGCAATAAACGCATGACCTGGCGGACTTTGTTGACGCTACTGTCGGTGCGTAACGGCAAACGTCTGGCTGATGGAATACGGGGGCGTTAA
- the wcaB gene encoding colanic acid biosynthesis acetyltransferase WcaB → MLEDLRANSWSLRPCCMVLAYRVAHFCSVWRKKNALNNLWAAPLLVLYRIITECFFGYEIQAAATIGRRFTIHHGYAVVINKNVVAGDDFTIRHGVTIGNRGADNMACPHIGNGVELGANVIILGDITLGNNVTVGAGSVVLDSVPDNALVVGEKARVKVIK, encoded by the coding sequence ATGCTGGAAGATCTGCGCGCCAACAGCTGGAGTTTACGCCCGTGCTGCATGGTTCTCGCCTATCGTGTCGCCCATTTTTGCTCGGTGTGGCGCAAAAAGAACGCCCTCAATAATCTGTGGGCGGCTCCGCTGCTGGTGCTGTATCGCATTATCACTGAATGCTTTTTCGGTTATGAAATCCAGGCCGCCGCGACCATTGGCCGCCGTTTTACTATCCATCACGGTTACGCCGTAGTGATCAATAAAAACGTGGTCGCGGGGGATGATTTCACCATTCGCCACGGCGTCACTATCGGCAATCGTGGCGCCGATAACATGGCATGTCCACACATTGGCAATGGCGTCGAACTTGGTGCCAACGTCATTATTCTGGGTGATATCACGCTTGGTAACAACGTCACCGTGGGCGCGGGCAGCGTGGTGCTCGACTCTGTCCCGGACAACGCGCTGGTGGTGGGAGAAAAAGCGCGAGTGAAGGTAATTAAATGA
- the wcaD gene encoding colanic acid polymerase WcaD, whose protein sequence is MSTSIRICSYLLLPLIYLLVNVKIAQLGESFPITIVTFLPVLLLLFLERISVKKLMIALGIGAGLTAFNYLFGQSLDASKYVTSTMLFVYIVIIIGMVWSIRFKTISPHNHRKILRFFYLVVGLVVALAAVEMAQIILTGGSSIMESISKYLIYSNSYVLNFIKFGGKRTTALYFEPAFFALALISIWLSIKQFGIKTPKTDAMILSGIILSGSFSGVMTFILFYLLEWAFQYLNKEAIKKKLPLALISLAVFLIGVVIAFPYISTRLGDLGTEGSSSYYRIVGPLVMVGYSLTHIDGVVRFGSLYEYVASFGIFNGADVGKTIDNGLYLLIIYFSWFAVFLSLWYMGKVIKMMLNAFGDNRNFRVQLYLFTPVSLFFTGSIFSPEYAFLIVCPFILRKALNITR, encoded by the coding sequence ATGTCAACGTCTATCAGAATCTGTAGCTACCTGCTGCTGCCGCTGATCTACCTGCTGGTTAACGTCAAAATCGCCCAGCTTGGCGAAAGTTTCCCCATCACCATCGTCACTTTTTTACCTGTCTTGCTGCTGCTGTTTTTAGAGCGCATCAGCGTTAAAAAATTGATGATAGCGTTAGGGATTGGCGCGGGGCTCACGGCGTTTAACTATTTGTTTGGTCAGTCTTTGGATGCCAGTAAATACGTCACTTCAACCATGCTATTTGTCTATATTGTGATCATTATTGGCATGGTGTGGAGCATTCGCTTTAAAACGATTTCGCCACACAACCATCGCAAGATATTACGTTTCTTTTATCTGGTGGTTGGGCTGGTGGTGGCGCTGGCGGCGGTGGAGATGGCGCAAATTATTCTCACCGGCGGCAGCAGTATTATGGAGTCGATTTCGAAATATCTGATTTACAGCAACAGCTATGTACTGAATTTCATTAAATTCGGCGGTAAGCGAACTACGGCACTTTATTTCGAACCAGCATTTTTCGCTCTGGCGTTAATCTCAATTTGGCTCAGTATCAAACAGTTTGGTATCAAAACGCCTAAAACTGATGCTATGATTCTCTCAGGAATAATATTATCCGGATCGTTTTCAGGTGTTATGACCTTTATCCTGTTTTATTTGCTGGAGTGGGCATTTCAGTATCTGAATAAAGAAGCGATTAAGAAAAAGTTACCGTTAGCATTGATTTCTCTGGCTGTATTCCTGATTGGTGTGGTAATCGCGTTTCCTTATATTTCCACCCGTCTGGGAGATTTAGGCACAGAAGGGTCGTCATCGTATTATCGTATTGTCGGTCCGCTGGTGATGGTCGGTTATTCTTTGACCCATATTGACGGTGTAGTCAGATTTGGCTCACTTTATGAATATGTCGCATCATTCGGAATATTTAACGGTGCGGATGTCGGAAAAACCATAGACAATGGTTTGTATCTGCTGATTATTTACTTTTCCTGGTTCGCGGTGTTTTTATCTCTGTGGTACATGGGGAAAGTGATAAAAATGATGCTCAACGCTTTTGGCGATAATCGTAATTTTCGCGTGCAGCTTTATCTTTTTACGCCGGTATCGCTGTTTTTTACCGGTTCGATATTTAGCCCGGAATATGCTTTTTTAATCGTCTGTCCGTTTATTTTGCGAAAAGCGTTAAATATTACGAGGTAA
- the gmd gene encoding GDP-mannose 4,6-dehydratase, whose protein sequence is MSKVALITGVTGQDGSYLAELLLEKGYEVHGIKRRASSFNTERVDHIYQDPHTCNPKFHLHYGDLSDTSNLTRILREVQPDEVYNLGAMSHVAVSFESPEYTADVDAMGTLRLLEAIRFLGLEKKTRFYQASTSELYGLVQEIPQKETTPFYPRSPYAVAKLYAYWITVNYRESYGMYACNGILFNHESPRRGETFVTRKITRAIANIAQGLESCLYLGNMDSLRDWGHAKDYVKMQWMMLQQEQPEDFVIATGVQYSVRQFVEMAAAQLGIKLRFEGTGVEEKGIVVSVTGHDAPGVKPGDVIIAVDPRYFRPAEVETLLGDPTKAHEKLGWKPEITLREMVSEMVANDLEAAKKHSLLKSHGYDVAIALES, encoded by the coding sequence ATGTCAAAAGTCGCTCTCATCACCGGTGTAACCGGACAGGATGGTTCTTACCTGGCAGAATTGCTGCTGGAGAAAGGTTACGAGGTGCATGGCATTAAGCGTCGTGCATCGTCATTCAACACCGAGCGCGTGGATCACATTTATCAGGATCCGCACACCTGCAACCCGAAATTCCATCTGCATTATGGCGACCTGAGTGATACTTCCAACCTGACGCGTATTTTGCGTGAAGTGCAGCCGGACGAAGTATACAACCTGGGCGCAATGAGCCACGTTGCGGTTTCTTTTGAGTCACCGGAATATACCGCAGACGTTGATGCGATGGGCACGCTGCGTCTGCTGGAGGCGATTCGCTTCCTCGGTCTGGAAAAGAAAACCCGTTTTTATCAGGCTTCCACTTCTGAACTTTACGGTCTGGTGCAGGAAATCCCGCAGAAAGAGACCACGCCGTTCTACCCGCGCTCTCCGTATGCCGTCGCCAAATTGTACGCCTACTGGATCACCGTTAACTACCGCGAATCCTACGGCATGTACGCCTGCAACGGCATTCTGTTTAACCATGAATCTCCGCGCCGTGGCGAAACCTTCGTCACCCGCAAAATCACCCGCGCAATCGCCAACATCGCCCAGGGGCTGGAGTCGTGCCTGTACCTCGGCAATATGGATTCCCTGCGTGACTGGGGCCATGCCAAAGACTACGTAAAAATGCAGTGGATGATGCTGCAACAAGAACAGCCAGAAGATTTCGTAATTGCTACCGGCGTTCAGTACTCCGTGCGTCAGTTCGTGGAAATGGCGGCGGCACAGTTGGGTATCAAACTGCGCTTTGAAGGCACGGGCGTTGAAGAGAAGGGCATTGTGGTTTCCGTCACCGGGCATGACGCGCCGGGCGTTAAACCGGGCGATGTGATTATCGCCGTTGACCCACGCTACTTCCGTCCGGCTGAAGTTGAAACGCTGCTCGGCGACCCGACCAAAGCGCACGAAAAGCTGGGCTGGAAACCAGAAATCACCCTCAGAGAGATGGTGTCTGAAATGGTGGCTAATGACCTCGAAGCGGCGAAAAAACACTCTCTGCTGAAATCTCACGGCTACGACGTGGCGATTGCGCTGGAGTCATAA
- the wcaC gene encoding colanic acid biosynthesis glycosyltransferase WcaC: protein MNILQFNVRLAEGGAAGVALDLHQRALQQGLASHFVYGYGKGGKESVSHQNYPQVIKHTPRMTAMANIALFRLFNRDLFGNFNELYRSITRTSGPVVLHFHVLHSYWLNLNSVVRFCEKVKNHKPDITLVWTLHDHWSVTGRCAFTDGCEGWKTGCQKCPTLNNYPPVKIDRAHQLVAGKRQLFREMLALGCQFISPSQHVADAFNSLYGPGRCRIINNGIDMATEAILADLPPVRETQGKPKIAVVAHDLRYDGKTNQQLVREMMALGDKIELHTFGKFSPFTAGNVVNHGFETDKRKLMSALNQMDALVFSSGVDNYPLILCEALSIGVPVIATHSDAAREVLQKSGGKTVSEEEVLQLVQLSKPEIAQAIFGTTLAEFSQRSRAAYSGQQMLEEYVNVYQNL, encoded by the coding sequence ATGAATATTCTGCAATTTAATGTGCGACTGGCGGAAGGCGGGGCGGCAGGTGTGGCGTTAGATCTCCACCAGCGTGCGCTGCAACAGGGGCTGGCGTCACATTTTGTCTACGGCTACGGCAAAGGCGGCAAAGAGAGCGTCAGCCATCAGAACTATCCGCAGGTCATCAAACATACGCCTCGGATGACCGCGATGGCGAACATCGCGCTGTTTCGTCTGTTTAATCGCGATCTGTTTGGCAATTTCAATGAGTTGTATCGTTCCATAACCCGCACTTCGGGGCCGGTAGTCCTGCATTTTCATGTGTTGCACAGCTACTGGTTGAATCTTAACAGCGTGGTGCGCTTTTGCGAAAAAGTGAAAAACCACAAACCAGACATCACTCTGGTCTGGACGCTGCATGATCACTGGAGCGTTACCGGGCGCTGCGCCTTTACCGACGGTTGCGAAGGCTGGAAAACGGGCTGCCAGAAATGCCCGACCTTAAATAACTATCCACCGGTGAAGATTGATCGCGCACACCAGCTGGTGGCGGGTAAACGCCAGTTGTTCCGCGAGATGCTGGCGCTGGGCTGTCAGTTTATTTCCCCCAGCCAGCATGTGGCTGACGCTTTCAATAGCCTGTATGGCCCAGGGCGTTGCCGGATTATCAATAACGGTATTGATATGGCAACCGAAGCGATTCTGGCGGATTTGCCTCCGGTGCGCGAAACCCAGGGCAAGCCGAAAATCGCGGTGGTGGCGCATGACCTGCGTTACGACGGCAAAACTAACCAGCAACTGGTGCGCGAGATGATGGCGCTGGGAGACAAAATCGAACTGCATACCTTCGGTAAGTTCTCGCCGTTCACCGCTGGTAATGTGGTCAATCACGGCTTTGAAACCGACAAACGTAAGCTGATGAGTGCGCTCAATCAAATGGACGCGCTGGTCTTCAGTTCTGGTGTCGATAACTACCCGCTGATTTTGTGTGAGGCGCTATCGATTGGTGTGCCGGTGATTGCTACCCATAGCGACGCAGCGCGGGAAGTACTGCAAAAATCCGGTGGTAAAACCGTCAGCGAAGAAGAGGTGCTGCAACTGGTGCAGTTAAGCAAACCGGAAATCGCACAGGCGATATTTGGTACCACGCTGGCTGAGTTCAGCCAGCGCAGCCGCGCCGCCTACAGTGGACAACAGATGCTGGAGGAGTATGTCAACGTCTATCAGAATCTGTAG
- the wzb gene encoding low molecular weight protein-tyrosine-phosphatase Wzb, protein MFNNILVVCVGNICRSPTAERLLQRYHPELNVESAGLGALVGKGADPTAISVAAEHQLSLEGHCARQISRRLCRNYDLILTMEKRHIERLCEMAPEMRGKVMLFGHWDNECEIPDPYRKSRETFAAVYTLLERSARQWAQALNAEQV, encoded by the coding sequence ATGTTTAACAACATTTTAGTTGTCTGTGTCGGCAATATTTGCCGTTCCCCGACGGCGGAACGCTTACTGCAACGTTATCACCCGGAGCTGAATGTGGAGTCCGCTGGACTCGGCGCGCTGGTCGGTAAGGGCGCTGATCCTACCGCCATCAGCGTCGCCGCCGAGCATCAACTGTCTCTGGAAGGTCACTGTGCACGGCAAATCAGCCGCCGCCTGTGTCGCAACTATGACCTGATTTTGACCATGGAAAAGCGCCATATTGAACGCTTATGCGAGATGGCGCCGGAGATGCGCGGCAAAGTGATGCTGTTTGGTCACTGGGATAACGAATGTGAAATCCCCGATCCGTATCGCAAAAGCCGGGAAACGTTTGCAGCGGTGTACACATTACTTGAACGGTCTGCCCGCCAGTGGGCGCAGGCATTGAACGCAGAGCAGGTATAA
- the wzc gene encoding tyrosine-protein kinase Wzc, which translates to MTEKVKQHAAPVTGSDEIDIGRLVGTVIEARWWVIGITAVFALCAVIYTFFATPIYSADALVQIEQSGGNSLVQDIGSALANKPPASDAEIQLIRSRLVLGKTVDDLDLDIAVSKNTFPIFGAGWERLMGRQNETVKVTTFNRPKEMADQVFTLNVLDNKNYTLSSDSGFSARGQAGQMLKKEGVTLMVEAIHASPGSEFTVTKYSTLGMINQLQNSLTVTENGKDAGVLSLTYTGEDREQIRDILNSIARNYQEQNIERKSAEASKSLAFLAQQLPEVRSRLDVAENKLNAFRQDKDSVDLPLEAKAVLDSMVNIDAQLNELTFKEAEISKLFTKVHPAYRTLLEKRQALEDEKAKLNGRVTAMPKTQQEIVRLTRDVESGQQVYMQLLNKEQELKITEASTVGDVRIVDPAITQPGVLKPKKGLIILGAIILGLMLSIVGVLLRSLFNRGIESPQVLEEHGISVYASIPLSEWQKARDSVKTIKGVKRYKQSQLLAVGNPTDLAIEAIRSLRTSLHFAMMQAQNNVLMMTGVSPSIGKTFVCANLAAVISQTNKRVLLIDCDMRKGYTHELLGTNNVNGLSEILLGQGDITTAAKPTSIPKFDLIPRGQVPPNPSELLMSERFAELVSWASKNYDLVLIDTPPILAVTDAAIVGRHAGTTLMVARYAVNTLKEVETSLSRFEQNGIPVKGVILNSIFRRASAYQDYGYYEYEYKSDVK; encoded by the coding sequence ATGACAGAAAAAGTAAAACAACATGCCGCTCCGGTAACGGGCAGTGATGAAATCGATATCGGTCGCCTGGTCGGCACCGTCATTGAAGCGCGCTGGTGGGTGATTGGTATCACCGCCGTGTTCGCTCTCTGTGCTGTGATTTACACCTTCTTCGCCACGCCGATTTATAGCGCCGACGCGCTGGTACAAATCGAACAAAGCGGCGGCAATTCGCTGGTGCAGGACATTGGTTCGGCGTTAGCCAACAAACCGCCAGCCTCGGACGCTGAGATCCAGTTGATTCGTTCGCGTCTGGTACTCGGTAAAACGGTAGACGATCTTGACCTCGATATTGCGGTGAGCAAAAACACCTTCCCGATTTTCGGCGCGGGCTGGGAGCGCCTGATGGGACGTCAGAATGAGACGGTGAAAGTCACCACCTTTAACCGTCCAAAAGAAATGGCAGATCAGGTGTTTACACTTAATGTTCTGGACAACAAAAACTACACGCTGAGTAGCGACAGTGGTTTTAGCGCCCGTGGGCAAGCGGGCCAGATGCTGAAAAAAGAAGGCGTCACGCTGATGGTTGAAGCCATTCACGCCAGCCCGGGGAGTGAGTTTACCGTCACCAAATACTCCACGCTGGGGATGATCAATCAACTGCAAAACAGTCTGACGGTAACGGAGAACGGCAAAGACGCTGGCGTACTGAGCCTGACTTATACCGGTGAAGATCGCGAACAGATCCGCGACATTCTTAACAGCATCGCTCGTAACTATCAGGAACAAAATATTGAGCGCAAATCGGCGGAAGCGTCGAAAAGCCTCGCTTTCCTCGCGCAACAATTGCCGGAAGTGCGCAGCCGCCTCGATGTTGCCGAAAACAAACTGAATGCCTTCCGTCAGGATAAAGATTCTGTTGATCTGCCGCTGGAAGCGAAAGCGGTGCTCGATTCGATGGTGAACATCGACGCGCAGCTGAACGAACTGACCTTTAAAGAGGCGGAAATTTCTAAGCTGTTCACCAAAGTTCACCCGGCGTATCGCACGCTGCTGGAGAAACGTCAGGCGCTGGAAGACGAAAAAGCCAAACTTAACGGTCGCGTAACGGCGATGCCGAAAACCCAGCAGGAGATTGTGCGTCTGACCCGCGATGTCGAGTCTGGTCAGCAGGTCTATATGCAACTGCTGAACAAAGAGCAGGAGCTGAAAATCACCGAAGCCAGCACCGTTGGCGATGTGCGCATTGTTGACCCGGCAATCACCCAGCCTGGCGTGCTGAAACCGAAGAAAGGGCTGATTATTCTCGGTGCGATTATTCTTGGCCTGATGCTCTCCATTGTTGGTGTGCTGCTGCGCTCGCTGTTTAATCGCGGCATCGAAAGTCCACAAGTGCTGGAAGAACACGGTATTAGCGTCTATGCCAGCATCCCGCTGTCGGAATGGCAGAAAGCGCGCGATAGCGTCAAAACCATCAAAGGGGTTAAACGCTATAAACAGAGCCAGCTATTGGCGGTGGGGAATCCAACCGATCTGGCGATTGAAGCCATCCGCAGTCTGCGTACCAGTCTGCACTTCGCGATGATGCAGGCGCAGAACAATGTGTTGATGATGACCGGGGTTAGCCCGTCAATCGGTAAAACCTTTGTCTGCGCCAACCTGGCGGCGGTGATCAGCCAGACCAATAAACGGGTGTTGTTGATCGACTGCGATATGCGCAAAGGCTATACCCACGAGCTGTTGGGCACCAATAACGTCAATGGCCTGTCAGAGATTTTGCTTGGTCAGGGCGATATTACTACCGCTGCTAAACCCACTTCGATTCCCAAATTTGACCTGATCCCGCGCGGTCAGGTGCCGCCAAATCCTTCTGAACTATTGATGAGCGAACGCTTTGCCGAACTGGTGAGCTGGGCGAGTAAAAACTACGACCTGGTGTTGATTGATACGCCGCCGATTCTGGCGGTAACCGATGCAGCGATTGTTGGTCGTCACGCCGGAACCACGTTGATGGTAGCGCGTTATGCAGTCAACACCTTAAAAGAAGTGGAAACCAGCCTGAGCCGCTTTGAGCAAAACGGTATTCCGGTGAAAGGGGTGATTCTGAACTCCATCTTCCGCCGCGCCAGCGCGTATCAGGATTATGGCTATTACGAATACGAATATAAGTCGGATGTGAAATAA
- the wcaE gene encoding colanic acid biosynthesis glycosyltransferase WcaE has protein sequence MLLSIITVAFRNLEGIVKTHASLAHLAQADDISFEWIVVDGGSNDGTREYLENLNGIYNLRFVSEPDNGIYDAMNKGIAMAQGKFALFLNSGDIFHQDAAIFVRKLKMQKDNVMITGDALLDFGDGHKIKRSAKPGWYIYHSLPASHQAIFFPVSGLKKWRYDLEYKVSSDYALAAKMYKAGYAFKKLNGLVSEFSMGGVSTTNNMELCADAKKVQRQILHVPGFWAELSWHLRQRTTSKTKALYNKS, from the coding sequence ATGTTGCTTAGCATAATCACTGTCGCGTTTCGTAACCTCGAAGGGATAGTCAAAACGCATGCCTCGCTGGCGCATCTGGCGCAGGCTGACGATATCAGCTTCGAATGGATTGTTGTCGATGGCGGTTCCAACGACGGCACCCGTGAGTATCTGGAAAACCTCAATGGTATCTATAACCTACGCTTTGTCAGCGAGCCAGATAACGGTATCTACGACGCCATGAACAAGGGCATTGCGATGGCACAAGGCAAGTTCGCGTTGTTTCTCAACTCGGGCGATATTTTTCATCAGGATGCCGCAATTTTTGTCCGTAAGTTAAAAATGCAAAAAGATAACGTGATGATCACCGGCGATGCGCTGCTGGATTTTGGCGACGGGCATAAAATTAAACGTAGCGCCAAACCGGGCTGGTATATTTATCACAGCCTGCCCGCCAGTCATCAGGCGATATTTTTCCCGGTATCCGGTTTGAAAAAATGGCGTTATGACCTGGAATATAAAGTTTCTTCCGATTACGCCCTGGCAGCCAAAATGTATAAAGCCGGTTATGCATTTAAAAAACTCAATGGTCTGGTGTCTGAATTTTCTATGGGTGGGGTATCTACCACTAATAATATGGAATTGTGTGCAGACGCGAAAAAAGTCCAACGGCAAATATTACATGTACCTGGCTTCTGGGCAGAATTATCCTGGCATTTACGCCAACGTACTACCTCAAAGACGAAAGCCTTATATAACAAAAGCTGA
- the fcl gene encoding GDP-L-fucose synthase codes for MSKQRIFIAGHRGMVGSAIRRQLEQRGDVELVLRTRDELNLLDSRAVHDFFASERIDQVYLAAAKVGGIVANNTYPADFIYQNMMIESNIIHAAHQNDVNKLLFLGSSCIYPKLAKQPMAESELLQGTLEPTNEPYAIAKIAGIKLCESYNRQYGRDYRSVMPTNLYGPHDNFHPSNSHVIPALLRRFHEATAQNAPDVVVWGSGTPMREFLHVDDMAAASIHVMELAHEVWLENTQPMLSHINVGTGVDCTIRELAQTIAKVVGYKGRVVFDASKPDGTPRKLLDVTRLHQLGWYHEISLEAGLASTYQWFLENQDRFRG; via the coding sequence ATGAGTAAACAACGCATTTTTATCGCTGGCCATCGCGGGATGGTCGGTTCCGCCATCAGGCGGCAGCTCGAACAGCGCGGTGATGTGGAACTGGTATTACGCACCCGCGACGAGCTGAACCTTCTGGATAGCCGTGCGGTGCATGATTTCTTTGCCAGCGAGCGCATTGACCAGGTCTATCTGGCGGCGGCGAAAGTGGGCGGTATTGTCGCCAACAACACGTATCCGGCGGATTTCATCTACCAGAACATGATGATTGAGAGCAACATCATTCACGCCGCGCATCAGAACGACGTGAACAAACTGCTGTTTCTCGGATCGTCCTGTATCTACCCGAAACTGGCAAAACAGCCGATGGCAGAAAGCGAGTTATTGCAGGGTACGCTGGAGCCGACCAACGAGCCTTATGCCATTGCCAAAATTGCCGGGATCAAACTGTGCGAATCTTACAACCGCCAGTATGGACGCGATTACCGCTCGGTTATGCCGACTAACCTGTACGGGCCGCACGACAACTTCCATCCGAGTAACTCGCACGTGATCCCGGCATTGCTGCGCCGCTTCCACGAGGCGACGGCACAGAATGCGCCGGACGTGGTGGTGTGGGGCAGCGGTACACCGATGCGTGAATTTCTGCATGTCGATGATATGGCGGCGGCAAGCATTCATGTCATGGAGCTGGCGCACGAAGTCTGGCTGGAGAACACCCAGCCGATGCTGTCGCACATTAACGTCGGCACGGGCGTTGACTGCACTATCCGCGAGCTGGCGCAAACCATCGCCAAAGTGGTGGGTTACAAAGGTCGGGTAGTTTTTGATGCCAGCAAACCGGACGGTACGCCGCGCAAACTGCTGGATGTGACGCGCCTGCATCAGCTTGGCTGGTATCACGAAATCTCACTGGAAGCGGGGCTTGCCAGCACTTACCAGTGGTTCCTTGAGAATCAAGACCGCTTTCGGGGGTAA